The proteins below are encoded in one region of Streptomyces marianii:
- a CDS encoding S9 family peptidase: MTSKRQLSFPRQYARTQRFTLGAPRAFTVAPDGSRVVFLRSLSGTDRSHRLWVLDLEGEVRERVAADPGVLLGGADEELPAEERARRERSREGSGGIVAYAVDREAELASFALSGRLFTAELRAGTARELPVAGPVVDPRPSPDGRLVAYAAGGALRVVGAEGDGDRALAEPDGEHISYGVAEFIAAEEMGRSRGFWWSPASDRLLVARVDGSPVRRWWIADPAHPDREPAGTAYPSAGTPNAEVRLLLMDLGGARTEVLWDRERYPYLARVHWSPAGAPLLLVQTRDQRTALYLAVDTESGATRTVHAEEDPAWVELSAGVPAWAPDGRLVRIADEGGARVLAVGDRLLTGPQLHVRAVLDVGGPDLLVSASAGAEAADPEIGEIHVYRVDERGAARVSEGAGVHGAVRSGAVTVLASARPGVPTGGTVQVLREGEPVATIPSYAEKPVISSRAQFLEGGARRIPCAVLLPQGHLEADGPLPVLLDPYAGPHGQRVLAAHHPHLTSQWFADQGFAVVVADGRGSPGRSPGWEKAIKGDLLVTLEDQIDALHALADRFPLDLDRVAVRGWSYGGYLAALAVLRRPDVFHAAVAGAPVTDWRLYDTHYTERYLGLPDEQSAAYAANSLVTDDGLTDPAEPARPLMIIHGMVDDNVVVAHSLRLSSALLAAGRPHELLPLTGVTHMTPQEQVAENLLLLQVDFLKRALGVA, from the coding sequence ATGACGTCGAAGCGGCAGCTCTCCTTCCCCCGCCAGTACGCCAGGACGCAGCGCTTCACCCTCGGCGCACCCCGCGCGTTCACGGTCGCCCCGGACGGTTCGCGGGTGGTGTTCCTGAGGTCCCTTTCGGGGACGGACCGATCCCACCGGCTCTGGGTGCTGGACCTCGAGGGGGAGGTGCGCGAGCGGGTGGCCGCCGATCCCGGGGTGCTGCTGGGCGGCGCGGACGAGGAGTTGCCGGCCGAGGAGCGCGCACGGCGGGAGCGCAGCCGCGAGGGTTCCGGGGGCATCGTCGCCTACGCGGTGGACCGCGAGGCGGAGTTGGCGTCCTTCGCCCTGTCCGGGCGACTGTTCACGGCGGAGCTGCGGGCGGGCACGGCGCGTGAACTGCCCGTCGCCGGGCCGGTGGTCGACCCGAGGCCGTCGCCGGACGGGCGTCTGGTCGCCTACGCGGCGGGCGGCGCGCTGCGCGTCGTCGGTGCGGAGGGCGACGGGGACCGGGCGCTCGCCGAACCGGACGGCGAGCACATCTCCTACGGGGTGGCGGAGTTCATCGCCGCGGAGGAGATGGGCCGTTCGCGCGGTTTCTGGTGGTCGCCCGCGTCGGACCGGCTGCTGGTGGCGCGGGTGGACGGCTCGCCCGTGCGGCGCTGGTGGATCGCCGACCCCGCGCATCCGGACCGGGAACCGGCGGGGACCGCGTACCCCTCGGCGGGGACGCCGAACGCCGAGGTGCGGCTGCTGCTCATGGACCTCGGCGGAGCCCGCACCGAGGTGCTCTGGGACCGGGAGCGGTACCCGTATCTGGCGCGGGTGCACTGGTCACCCGCCGGCGCCCCACTGCTGCTCGTCCAGACCCGTGACCAGCGCACGGCGCTGTATCTCGCCGTGGACACGGAGAGCGGGGCCACCCGCACGGTGCACGCCGAGGAGGACCCCGCGTGGGTCGAGCTGTCGGCCGGGGTGCCCGCGTGGGCGCCGGACGGCAGGCTGGTGCGGATCGCGGACGAGGGCGGGGCCCGGGTGCTGGCGGTGGGCGACCGGCTCCTGACCGGGCCGCAGTTGCACGTCAGGGCGGTACTGGACGTGGGCGGGCCGGACCTGCTGGTCTCGGCGTCGGCGGGTGCGGAGGCGGCGGATCCGGAGATCGGCGAGATCCATGTGTACCGCGTCGACGAGCGGGGGGCCGCGCGGGTCTCGGAGGGCGCAGGGGTGCACGGGGCGGTGCGCTCGGGGGCCGTGACGGTGCTCGCGTCGGCGCGGCCCGGAGTGCCGACCGGCGGGACGGTCCAGGTGCTGAGGGAGGGCGAACCGGTCGCCACCATCCCCTCATACGCAGAGAAACCGGTCATTTCCTCCCGCGCACAGTTCCTTGAAGGGGGCGCACGGCGAATTCCGTGCGCCGTGCTGCTTCCGCAGGGCCACCTGGAGGCGGACGGCCCGCTCCCGGTGCTGCTGGATCCCTATGCGGGGCCGCACGGACAGCGAGTCTTGGCCGCGCACCATCCGCACCTCACCTCCCAGTGGTTCGCGGACCAGGGCTTCGCCGTGGTCGTCGCGGACGGACGCGGCTCCCCCGGCCGCTCCCCGGGCTGGGAGAAGGCGATCAAGGGCGATCTGCTGGTCACACTGGAGGACCAGATCGACGCGCTGCACGCGCTGGCCGACCGGTTCCCGCTGGACCTCGACCGGGTGGCCGTCCGGGGCTGGTCCTACGGCGGCTACCTCGCCGCGCTCGCCGTGCTGCGCCGGCCGGACGTCTTCCACGCGGCGGTCGCGGGCGCGCCGGTCACCGACTGGCGGCTGTACGACACCCACTACACCGAGCGCTACCTCGGCCTCCCGGACGAGCAGTCCGCGGCGTACGCGGCCAACTCCCTCGTCACGGACGACGGCCTGACCGATCCGGCCGAGCCCGCCCGGCCGTTGATGATCATCCACGGGATGGTGGACGACAATGTGGTTGTGGCACACAGCTTGCGGCTGTCATCGGCACTGCTCGCCGCCGGACGCCCCCATGAACTGCTGCCGCTGACCGGTGTCACACACATGACACCCCAGGAGCAGGTCGCGGAGAACCTGCTGCTGCTCCAGGTGGACTTCCTGAAGCGCGCCTTGGGGGTCGCCTGA
- a CDS encoding ABC transporter ATP-binding protein, translated as MRPDSPPDGPATRARGPAVPPARPGTLLEVRDLRVEFRTRDGIARPVDGVSWSVAAGETLAVLGESGSGKSVTAQAVMGILDTPPGRITGGEILFRGRDLLKLKEDQRRRIRGAGMAMVFQDALSALNPVLTVGDQLGEMFTVHRGMSRKDARAKAVELMDRVRIPAAGQRVGQYPHQFSGGMRQRIMIAMALALEPDLIIADEPTTALDVTVQAQVMDLLAELRRELGMGLVLITHDLGVVADVADRIAVMYAGRIVETAPVHDLYKAPAHPYTRGLLDSIPRLDRKGEELYAIKGLPPNPMDVPPGCAFHPRCPMARDVCRTDEPELSEVSRDRGSACFFWRECLRG; from the coding sequence ATGAGGCCCGACTCCCCGCCCGACGGTCCCGCCACGCGAGCGCGGGGACCGGCTGTTCCGCCCGCCCGGCCCGGCACGCTGCTCGAAGTGCGGGACCTGCGTGTGGAGTTCCGCACGCGCGACGGGATCGCCAGGCCGGTCGACGGCGTCTCCTGGTCCGTCGCCGCGGGCGAGACCCTCGCGGTGCTCGGCGAGTCCGGGTCCGGGAAGTCCGTCACCGCCCAGGCCGTCATGGGCATCCTCGACACCCCGCCCGGCAGGATCACCGGCGGGGAGATCCTCTTCCGGGGAAGGGACCTGCTGAAGCTGAAGGAGGACCAACGACGGAGGATCCGCGGCGCGGGAATGGCCATGGTCTTCCAGGACGCGCTGTCCGCGCTGAACCCGGTGCTGACCGTCGGCGACCAGCTCGGCGAGATGTTCACCGTGCACCGCGGCATGTCGCGGAAGGACGCCCGGGCGAAGGCCGTCGAGCTGATGGACCGGGTCCGCATCCCGGCCGCGGGGCAGCGGGTCGGGCAGTACCCGCACCAGTTCAGCGGCGGAATGCGCCAGCGCATCATGATCGCGATGGCACTGGCCCTGGAACCGGATCTGATCATCGCCGACGAACCCACGACAGCCCTGGACGTGACGGTCCAGGCGCAGGTGATGGACCTCCTCGCCGAGCTGCGCCGCGAACTCGGCATGGGGCTCGTCCTCATCACCCACGACCTCGGAGTCGTCGCGGACGTCGCCGACCGGATCGCCGTGATGTACGCGGGCCGGATCGTCGAGACCGCCCCCGTCCACGACCTCTACAAGGCGCCGGCCCATCCGTACACCCGCGGGCTGCTCGACTCGATCCCCCGCCTGGACCGCAAGGGCGAGGAGCTCTACGCCATCAAGGGTCTGCCGCCGAACCCGATGGACGTCCCGCCCGGCTGCGCCTTCCACCCGCGCTGTCCGATGGCCCGGGACGTGTGCCGGACCGACGAGCCGGAGCTGTCCGAGGTGAGCCGCGACCGCGGGAGCGCCTGCTTCTTCTGGAGGGAGTGCCTCCGTGGCTGA
- a CDS encoding DUF2304 family protein, with the protein MALSISAVVLLAIVVFLLVRKSGLKAGHAAVCMLLGFYLASSSIAPTITELTTNVAGMIGGLKF; encoded by the coding sequence GTGGCACTCTCGATTTCGGCGGTGGTGCTGCTGGCGATCGTCGTCTTCCTGCTGGTCCGGAAATCCGGGCTGAAGGCCGGACATGCGGCGGTTTGCATGCTCCTCGGGTTCTACCTGGCCAGTTCCTCGATCGCGCCCACCATCACCGAACTGACGACGAACGTGGCGGGCATGATCGGCGGGCTCAAGTTCTAG
- a CDS encoding ABC transporter ATP-binding protein, translating into MAEPARPNEPIIEVRGLHKHYPLTRGVVVGKRVGEVRAVDGVDLDLFAGETLGVVGESGCGKSTLARLLVNLERPTRGTIRYKGEDITRLSGRALKAVRRNIQMVFQDPYTSLNPRMTVGDIVGEPYEIHPEVAPKGDRRRRVRELLDVVGLDPGFVNRYPHQFSGGQRQRIGIARGLALRPEVIVADEPVSALDVSVQAQVVNLLERLQGEFSLSYVFIAHDLSIVRHISDRVAVMYLGRIVETGGDAGIYDHPTHPYTQALLSAVPVPDPSLRERRAAAGGNGGRIILSGDVPSPTDVPSGCRFRTRCWKARERCAREEPELAVPERFRDVRGPARHDSACHFAEERRVVPAGDGPPAED; encoded by the coding sequence GTGGCTGAGCCGGCCCGGCCGAACGAGCCGATCATCGAGGTGCGCGGTCTGCACAAGCACTATCCGCTCACCCGGGGCGTCGTCGTCGGAAAGCGGGTGGGGGAGGTCCGCGCGGTCGACGGTGTCGACCTCGACCTGTTCGCCGGTGAGACGCTCGGCGTCGTGGGGGAGTCCGGCTGCGGAAAGTCCACCCTCGCGAGACTGCTGGTCAACCTGGAGCGGCCGACCCGCGGCACCATCCGCTACAAGGGCGAGGACATCACCCGCCTGTCCGGGCGGGCGCTGAAGGCCGTGCGCCGCAACATCCAGATGGTGTTCCAGGACCCGTACACCTCGCTCAACCCGCGGATGACCGTCGGGGACATCGTCGGGGAGCCGTACGAGATCCATCCCGAGGTGGCGCCGAAGGGCGACCGGCGACGCCGGGTCCGGGAACTGCTGGACGTCGTCGGGCTCGACCCCGGGTTCGTCAACCGCTACCCGCACCAGTTCTCCGGCGGCCAGCGCCAGCGCATCGGCATCGCGCGGGGCCTGGCGCTCCGGCCGGAGGTCATCGTCGCGGACGAGCCCGTGTCCGCCCTCGACGTGTCCGTCCAGGCGCAGGTCGTCAATCTGCTGGAGCGGCTGCAGGGCGAGTTCAGCCTCAGCTACGTGTTCATCGCCCACGACCTGTCGATCGTCCGGCACATCTCGGACCGGGTCGCGGTGATGTACCTGGGGCGGATCGTGGAGACCGGCGGGGACGCCGGCATCTACGACCACCCCACGCATCCGTACACCCAGGCCCTGCTGTCCGCGGTGCCGGTCCCCGACCCGTCGCTCCGTGAGCGGCGCGCGGCCGCGGGCGGTAACGGCGGGCGGATCATCCTCTCCGGCGACGTGCCCTCGCCGACGGACGTCCCGTCGGGCTGCCGGTTCCGCACGCGCTGCTGGAAGGCGCGGGAGCGGTGCGCGCGGGAGGAGCCGGAACTGGCGGTGCCCGAGCGGTTCAGGGACGTGCGGGGTCCCGCGCGGCACGACTCGGCGTGCCACTTCGCCGAGGAGAGGCGCGTGGTGCCGGCCGGCGACGGGCCGCCCGCGGAGGACTGA
- a CDS encoding ABC transporter permease — protein MGRYVIRRLLQMIPVFVGATLLIFLMVNVMGDPIAGLCGERECDPATAAQLRKEFGLDKPVWQQYLTYMGNIFTGDFGTAFNGQPVTELMADAFPVTIRLTLVAIVFEIGIGIGLGVLTGLRRGRPVDTGALLVTLVVIAVPTFVTGLLLQLLLGVKWGWIRPSVSSEAPLDELIVPGLVLAAVSLAYVTRLTRTSIAENRRADYVRTAVAKGLPRRRVLTHHLLRNSLIPVVTFIGADIGALMGGAIVTERIFNIHGVGYQLYQGILRQNTQTVVGFVTVLVLVFLLVNLFVDLLYAVLDPRIRYA, from the coding sequence ATGGGACGTTATGTGATCCGGCGTCTGCTCCAGATGATCCCGGTCTTCGTCGGAGCCACGCTGCTGATCTTCCTGATGGTCAACGTGATGGGCGACCCGATCGCCGGGCTCTGCGGCGAGCGGGAGTGCGACCCGGCCACCGCGGCCCAGCTGCGCAAGGAGTTCGGTCTCGACAAGCCCGTCTGGCAGCAATACCTGACCTACATGGGCAACATCTTCACCGGGGACTTCGGCACCGCCTTCAACGGTCAGCCGGTCACCGAGCTGATGGCCGACGCCTTCCCGGTCACCATCCGGCTCACCCTGGTGGCGATCGTCTTCGAGATCGGCATCGGCATCGGCCTCGGCGTGCTCACCGGACTGCGCCGCGGCCGTCCCGTCGACACCGGCGCCCTGCTGGTGACCCTGGTCGTGATCGCCGTTCCCACCTTCGTCACCGGACTGCTGCTGCAACTTCTGCTCGGTGTGAAGTGGGGCTGGATCCGGCCTTCCGTGTCCTCCGAGGCCCCGCTCGACGAGCTGATCGTGCCCGGACTCGTCCTCGCCGCCGTCTCACTCGCCTACGTCACCCGGCTGACCAGGACCTCTATCGCCGAGAACCGCCGCGCCGACTATGTCCGCACGGCCGTCGCCAAGGGCCTGCCCCGCCGCCGCGTACTGACCCACCATCTGCTGCGCAACTCGCTGATCCCGGTGGTCACCTTCATCGGCGCCGACATCGGCGCGCTGATGGGAGGGGCCATCGTCACCGAGCGGATCTTCAACATCCACGGCGTCGGCTACCAGCTCTACCAGGGCATCCTCCGCCAGAACACCCAGACCGTCGTCGGTTTCGTGACGGTGCTGGTGCTGGTGTTCCTGCTGGTGAACCTGTTCGTCGACCTGCTCTACGCCGTACTCGACCCGAGGATCCGCTATGCCTGA
- a CDS encoding ABC transporter permease has protein sequence MPEAQYDGGRAIAPTGGGGAMDLATAEGETLERAPAGPPGPGPGGRPRSLWSDAWHDLRRNPVFVIAALVILLLVVISIWPQLIASGSPLDCDLAKAQQGSQPGHPFGFDGQGCDVYTRTVYGARTSVTVGVCATLGVALLGSVLGGLAGFFGRAPDALLSRLTDVFFAIPVVLGGLVLLSVVTGNTVWPVIGFMVLLGWPQISRIARGSVITVKQNDYVQAARALGASSARLLLKHVLPNAVAPVIVVATIALGTYISLEATLSYLGVGLRPPTVSWGIDISAASPYIRNAPHMLLWPAGALAVTVLAFIMLGDAVRDALDPKLR, from the coding sequence ATGCCTGAGGCCCAGTACGACGGAGGACGGGCCATCGCGCCGACCGGTGGCGGCGGAGCCATGGACCTGGCCACCGCCGAGGGCGAGACCCTGGAGAGGGCGCCCGCCGGCCCGCCCGGGCCCGGCCCCGGCGGCAGACCGCGCAGCCTGTGGTCCGACGCCTGGCACGATCTGCGCCGCAACCCCGTCTTCGTCATCGCGGCACTCGTCATCCTCCTCCTGGTCGTCATCTCGATCTGGCCGCAGCTCATTGCCTCGGGCAGTCCCCTCGACTGCGACCTGGCCAAGGCCCAGCAGGGTTCCCAGCCCGGCCATCCGTTCGGTTTCGACGGCCAGGGCTGCGACGTCTACACCCGGACCGTCTACGGCGCCCGCACCTCGGTGACCGTCGGTGTCTGCGCCACGCTCGGTGTGGCGCTCCTCGGGTCCGTCCTCGGCGGGCTGGCCGGCTTCTTCGGCCGTGCTCCGGACGCGCTGCTGTCCCGGCTGACCGACGTCTTCTTCGCCATCCCGGTCGTCCTCGGCGGACTGGTGCTGCTGTCCGTCGTCACCGGCAACACCGTCTGGCCGGTGATCGGTTTCATGGTGCTGCTGGGCTGGCCGCAGATCTCCCGCATCGCCCGCGGCTCGGTGATCACCGTCAAGCAGAACGACTACGTGCAGGCGGCCCGGGCTCTCGGGGCCTCGTCGGCGCGGCTGTTGCTGAAGCACGTCCTGCCGAACGCCGTGGCACCGGTGATCGTCGTCGCCACCATCGCGCTCGGGACGTACATCTCGCTGGAGGCGACCCTGTCGTATCTCGGGGTCGGGCTGCGGCCGCCCACGGTGTCCTGGGGCATCGACATCTCCGCCGCGTCGCCGTACATCCGCAACGCGCCGCACATGCTGCTGTGGCCGGCCGGCGCGCTCGCCGTGACCGTGCTCGCGTTCATCATGCTCGGCGACGCGGTGCGCGACGCCCTCGACCCCAAGCTGCGCTGA
- a CDS encoding penicillin acylase family protein, with the protein MTTEVYRDAWGIPHLRASSALELARAQGRNAAADRAWQIEVERHRVRGTTAAFLGAEAVVWDRFARQSRLEDTARRCFAALDADTAAWVGAYVEGVNDGLAEGAGNAPEFAATGLEPGRWEPWVPLGVWIAAHILFAGFPTKLWREEVARRLGDELTTLFATDGPGTSGSNGWLVTGGRTGTGAPLIAGDPHRFIEDPGVYQQIHLVCPDVDVVGLAVPGVPGLAHFGHTGSVAWAITNAMADYQDLYRERLRRTGDGIEAEGPDGWHPATHHRETIEVAGGEPVTVEVIETARGPVIAWEAPAGDGGGAVSEAISLRYPPRVTAALGFEAIPALLRARTVGDVDRAFDDWAEPVNVVHAADTEGGLLHRVAGRVPVRHEDNRLRVVPAWEPGHDWQGWHETPRAEVEDFAVMANARGIATPLGVEFAPPHRADRIAALLRESKNWTAPGMAAVHTDTWLASAAPLLELVAALDEDRLSPGARALRARLLEWDRRMEAGSADAALFAAVRSAVVRRLAAHPELEPLSGPFGYPEVFLPWLHLPGRIGYALETLLTTDRLPGIDRAALVRDAVDEVAAAGGSGTTWGERHRLAPWQAMAAPEGEEWPGLSGDHDCVLATSSVPGVTDLSARGPSARYVWDLARRDDSLWVVPLGARGIPGDAHHRDQLPQWLRGGFVPVVTDFDLLTPEHRTEERHDH; encoded by the coding sequence GTGACGACCGAGGTCTACCGGGATGCCTGGGGCATCCCGCATCTGCGCGCCTCGAGCGCCCTGGAACTGGCCCGGGCCCAGGGGCGGAACGCCGCCGCCGACCGGGCCTGGCAGATCGAGGTCGAACGGCACCGGGTGCGGGGCACGACGGCGGCCTTCCTGGGCGCGGAGGCCGTGGTCTGGGACCGGTTCGCCCGGCAGTCCCGGCTCGAGGACACCGCCCGGCGCTGCTTCGCGGCCCTGGACGCGGACACGGCGGCCTGGGTGGGCGCCTATGTCGAGGGAGTCAACGACGGGCTGGCGGAAGGCGCGGGGAACGCGCCCGAGTTCGCCGCCACCGGACTGGAACCGGGCCGCTGGGAGCCCTGGGTGCCGCTCGGCGTCTGGATCGCCGCCCACATCCTGTTCGCCGGGTTCCCGACCAAGCTGTGGCGGGAGGAGGTCGCGCGACGGCTCGGCGACGAACTGACCACCCTGTTCGCCACCGACGGTCCCGGCACCTCGGGCAGCAACGGCTGGCTGGTCACCGGTGGCCGGACGGGGACGGGAGCACCGCTGATCGCCGGCGACCCGCACCGCTTCATCGAGGACCCCGGCGTCTACCAGCAGATCCACCTGGTGTGCCCGGACGTCGACGTCGTCGGCCTCGCGGTGCCGGGTGTCCCCGGACTCGCCCACTTCGGCCACACCGGCTCCGTGGCCTGGGCCATCACCAACGCCATGGCCGACTACCAGGACCTCTACCGCGAACGCCTCCGGCGCACCGGTGACGGGATCGAGGCCGAGGGCCCCGACGGCTGGCACCCGGCCACCCACCACCGGGAGACGATCGAGGTGGCCGGGGGCGAGCCGGTCACCGTCGAGGTGATCGAGACCGCGCGCGGCCCGGTGATCGCGTGGGAGGCCCCGGCAGGGGACGGCGGGGGCGCGGTGTCGGAGGCCATCAGCCTCCGCTACCCGCCCCGGGTCACCGCGGCCCTCGGCTTCGAGGCGATCCCGGCGCTCCTGCGGGCCCGTACCGTCGGCGACGTGGACCGGGCCTTCGACGACTGGGCCGAGCCGGTCAACGTCGTGCACGCCGCGGACACCGAGGGCGGGCTGCTGCACCGGGTCGCCGGGCGCGTACCGGTGCGGCACGAGGACAACCGGCTGCGGGTCGTGCCCGCGTGGGAGCCCGGCCACGACTGGCAGGGGTGGCACGAGACACCCCGTGCCGAGGTGGAGGACTTCGCCGTGATGGCGAACGCCCGCGGCATCGCCACGCCTCTGGGGGTGGAGTTCGCGCCCCCGCACCGGGCCGACCGGATCGCCGCACTGCTGCGCGAGTCGAAGAACTGGACGGCACCCGGGATGGCGGCCGTCCACACCGACACCTGGCTGGCGTCCGCCGCACCCCTGCTGGAGCTGGTGGCCGCGCTGGACGAGGACCGGCTCTCCCCCGGCGCCCGGGCGCTGCGGGCCCGGCTGCTGGAGTGGGACCGGCGGATGGAGGCCGGCAGCGCCGACGCCGCGCTGTTCGCCGCCGTCCGCTCGGCCGTCGTACGGCGGCTCGCGGCCCACCCCGAACTGGAGCCGCTGAGCGGTCCGTTCGGGTACCCCGAGGTGTTCCTGCCCTGGCTCCACCTGCCGGGCAGGATCGGGTACGCGCTGGAGACCCTGCTCACGACCGACCGGCTGCCGGGAATCGACCGCGCGGCACTCGTCCGGGACGCCGTCGACGAGGTCGCCGCGGCCGGCGGCTCCGGGACCACCTGGGGCGAGCGTCACCGGCTGGCGCCTTGGCAGGCAATGGCCGCTCCCGAGGGCGAGGAGTGGCCCGGGCTTTCCGGCGACCACGACTGTGTGCTGGCCACCTCCAGCGTCCCCGGCGTCACCGATCTGAGCGCGCGCGGACCCTCCGCCCGCTACGTGTGGGACCTCGCCCGGCGTGACGACAGCCTGTGGGTGGTCCCGCTGGGCGCCCGGGGCATCCCGGGCGACGCCCACCACCGCGACCAGCTGCCGCAGTGGCTGCGCGGCGGGTTCGTCCCGGTCGTCACCGACTTCGACCTGCTCACCCCCGAGCACCGCACCGAGGAGAGACATGACCACTGA
- a CDS encoding GNAT family N-acetyltransferase, with amino-acid sequence MTTEASAGTDGAEPLHRETVEGLGTVHVRRLDPARDADVVHSWVGEERARFWGMRGTSRDEVREIYEHLDSLTTHHAFLIVLGDEPVMLFQTYEPEADRVSECYEVEPGDIGVHLMMGPAKGSPRPGFTGAMLRVLVGHVLADGRVRRIVAEPDVRNAKAIDRLGRTGFELGPEIVLPEIDLPEVFLPEKKARLVILRRETAETLR; translated from the coding sequence ATGACCACTGAGGCATCCGCAGGAACGGACGGCGCCGAACCGCTGCACCGGGAGACCGTCGAGGGGCTGGGCACCGTGCACGTGCGACGGCTCGACCCGGCACGGGACGCGGACGTCGTCCACTCCTGGGTCGGCGAGGAGCGGGCCCGCTTCTGGGGCATGCGCGGGACGAGCCGCGACGAGGTCCGGGAGATCTACGAGCACCTGGACTCGCTCACCACGCACCACGCCTTCCTGATCGTCCTCGGCGACGAGCCCGTGATGCTGTTCCAGACCTACGAGCCGGAGGCCGACCGGGTCAGCGAGTGCTACGAGGTCGAGCCCGGCGACATCGGCGTCCATCTGATGATGGGACCCGCCAAGGGAAGTCCGCGGCCGGGCTTCACCGGCGCCATGCTCAGGGTGCTCGTCGGCCACGTCCTGGCCGACGGGAGGGTGCGGCGGATCGTCGCCGAGCCGGACGTCCGCAACGCCAAGGCGATCGACCGGCTCGGCCGCACCGGCTTCGAGCTGGGCCCGGAGATCGTCCTCCCCGAGATCGACCTGCCCGAGGTGTTCCTGCCGGAGAAGAAGGCCCGGCTGGTCATCCTGCGGCGGGAGACGGCCGAGACCCTGAGGTAG
- a CDS encoding siderophore-interacting protein: MGHGWEGVVLKLFRGKDFEFTVTGAEQVTDDYRRVHLTDGGMLAATGVHPTMWVRLWFDDAGKPHQRAYTLVDPDPAKGTFSMEFALHEGRASEWARNAEPGDTIEATLQGTGFTVPDPLPTRLFVIGDPASLPAVNSLLDAMPGVPATIWFETRHESDVGLPLRAGAAHHELRRVPRQDGGAALVAEVKAALPVLLGDDRADAFVWIACDTATTRTLTAYARKELGLPKDRVSALGYWRPESPRTR; encoded by the coding sequence GTGGGGCATGGCTGGGAGGGCGTGGTCCTCAAGCTGTTCCGGGGCAAGGACTTCGAGTTCACGGTGACGGGGGCGGAGCAGGTCACCGACGACTACCGCCGGGTGCACCTGACCGACGGCGGCATGCTCGCCGCGACCGGAGTGCACCCCACCATGTGGGTGCGGCTCTGGTTCGACGACGCGGGCAAGCCGCACCAGCGGGCCTACACCCTCGTCGACCCCGATCCGGCCAAGGGCACGTTCAGCATGGAGTTCGCGCTGCACGAGGGCCGCGCCAGCGAGTGGGCGCGCAACGCCGAGCCGGGCGACACGATCGAGGCCACCCTCCAGGGCACCGGGTTCACCGTGCCCGACCCGCTGCCCACGCGGCTCTTCGTGATCGGCGACCCGGCCTCGCTGCCGGCCGTCAACTCCCTGCTCGACGCCATGCCGGGGGTGCCCGCCACCATATGGTTCGAGACCCGGCACGAGTCGGACGTCGGTCTTCCGCTCCGGGCCGGAGCCGCCCATCACGAGCTGCGGCGGGTCCCCCGGCAGGACGGCGGAGCGGCCCTCGTGGCGGAGGTGAAGGCCGCACTGCCCGTACTGCTCGGCGACGACCGGGCGGACGCCTTCGTCTGGATCGCCTGCGACACCGCGACGACCCGGACCCTCACGGCATACGCCCGCAAGGAGCTCGGTCTGCCCAAGGACCGGGTGAGCGCGCTCGGATACTGGCGGCCGGAGAGTCCCCGAACGCGATAA